From the Paludisphaera mucosa genome, one window contains:
- a CDS encoding SpoVG family protein, producing MEITEVRIKLMEDNSGSNERLQAFCSITFDDMFVIRDLKIIEGAKGFFVAMPSRKLTDRCHNCSTKNHLRSRFCNQCGCRLDENRALRDADGRAKLHADIAHPINSMCREKIQAAVLASYAEELERAKMPGYVSRYDDYETDDFEMPFDGHAPAAHAGEPPLRRGPLRGHTQHSRAGQSILRGPHVAHRKEGTPEGIASEQHRDGTFGNGL from the coding sequence GTGGAGATCACCGAAGTTCGCATCAAGCTCATGGAAGACAACTCGGGGAGCAACGAGCGGCTGCAGGCCTTCTGCAGCATCACGTTCGACGACATGTTCGTCATCCGGGACCTCAAGATCATCGAGGGCGCCAAGGGCTTCTTCGTCGCCATGCCCTCGCGGAAGCTCACCGACCGCTGCCACAACTGCAGCACCAAGAACCACCTCCGGAGCCGCTTCTGCAACCAGTGCGGATGCCGACTCGACGAGAACCGCGCCCTGCGCGACGCGGACGGGCGCGCCAAGCTCCACGCCGACATCGCCCACCCGATCAACTCCATGTGCCGCGAGAAGATCCAGGCCGCCGTGCTCGCCTCCTACGCCGAGGAGCTCGAACGAGCCAAGATGCCGGGCTACGTCTCGCGCTACGACGACTACGAGACCGACGACTTCGAGATGCCGTTCGACGGCCACGCCCCGGCCGCCCACGCCGGCGAGCCCCCGCTCCGTCGCGGCCCGCTCCGCGGCCACACCCAGCACTCGCGGGCCGGCCAGTCGATCCTCCGCGGCCCCCACGTCGCCCATCGCAAGGAAGGGACGCCCGAAGGCATCGCTTCCGAGCAGCACCGCGACGGCACGTTCGGCAACGGCCTCTGA
- a CDS encoding alpha/beta hydrolase has protein sequence MATDSTLTVQENLGDPSASPPAPTTVVRLFRLAKRFLLLTGLILLGFFAALYAFQASLIFPGSSSQGKPESVVRAGVGEELVKLPTPGGQVVALFSPAQDPDGMPLADAASRPALVFFYGNAMCLAYSSLELDRFRRLGLNVIIPDYLGYGMSGGKPSEVGCRQTAEACYEFLRSRGFPAERIVVGGWSLGGAVAIDLASRRTVGGLFAFSTFTSVRGMSRTFFPLPPPAFLFIDKFDSLSKIPKLTCPILLGHGRRDPLVPFRMFERLAAAAKSPPARLVIDQAEHNDFLDLAGRRMDQAILDLAAKTDR, from the coding sequence ATGGCGACGGATTCGACGCTCACCGTCCAAGAGAACCTCGGCGATCCGTCCGCCTCGCCGCCCGCGCCGACCACCGTCGTGCGGCTCTTTCGCCTGGCGAAACGGTTCCTACTCCTGACGGGGCTGATCCTCTTGGGTTTCTTCGCCGCCCTGTACGCCTTCCAGGCGAGCCTGATCTTCCCCGGCTCATCATCCCAGGGAAAGCCCGAGTCCGTCGTCCGCGCCGGGGTCGGCGAGGAACTGGTCAAGCTGCCCACGCCCGGCGGCCAGGTCGTCGCCCTGTTCAGCCCGGCCCAGGATCCCGACGGCATGCCGCTGGCGGACGCCGCGTCGCGGCCCGCGCTCGTCTTCTTCTACGGCAATGCGATGTGCCTGGCCTACTCGTCGCTCGAGCTCGACCGTTTCCGGCGGCTGGGATTGAACGTGATCATCCCGGATTACCTTGGCTACGGGATGAGCGGCGGCAAGCCGTCGGAGGTCGGCTGTCGCCAGACCGCCGAGGCTTGCTACGAATTCCTCCGGTCACGCGGGTTCCCGGCCGAACGGATCGTCGTCGGCGGCTGGTCGCTCGGGGGCGCGGTGGCGATCGACCTGGCCTCGCGGCGGACCGTCGGCGGGCTCTTCGCGTTCAGCACGTTCACCAGCGTCCGGGGCATGTCCCGGACCTTCTTCCCGCTGCCGCCGCCCGCCTTCCTGTTCATCGACAAGTTCGACAGCCTGTCAAAAATCCCCAAGCTGACCTGCCCAATCCTCCTGGGGCACGGACGCCGCGATCCCCTCGTCCCGTTCCGCATGTTCGAGCGCCTCGCCGCCGCGGCGAAGTCACCGCCGGCGAGGCTCGTGATCGACCAGGCCGAGCACAACGATTTCCTCGACCTGGCCGGCCGGCGCATGGATCAGGCGATCCTCGATCTGGCGGCGAAGACGGATCGCTGA
- the purQ gene encoding phosphoribosylformylglycinamidine synthase I, whose product MATPRVIVLRAPGTNCDEETAEAWSRAGARPETWHVGRLLEEPHALDLFQILTIPGGFSYGDDLGAGRILATHLARGLGDALRRFHDRGGLILGICNGFQVLVRCGLLPGGEAPCPATLAHNESGRFEARWITLLPRPGLSPFVSFTEPLDLPVAHGEGRFLLADPAVMGKLDDAGRIVLKYADARREPTQDYPANPNGSPFAAAGVCDETGRIFGLMPHPERFVSPLHHPRWTRLGDALGPEGHGLKIFRGAVAALS is encoded by the coding sequence ATGGCCACGCCTCGCGTGATCGTGCTGAGGGCGCCCGGGACGAACTGCGACGAGGAGACGGCCGAGGCCTGGAGCCGCGCCGGGGCCCGGCCCGAGACCTGGCACGTCGGCCGCCTGCTGGAAGAGCCGCATGCGCTCGACCTGTTCCAGATCCTGACCATCCCGGGAGGCTTCTCCTACGGCGACGACCTGGGCGCCGGCCGCATCCTGGCCACGCATTTGGCTCGCGGGCTGGGCGACGCCTTGCGCCGGTTCCACGACCGCGGCGGCCTGATCCTGGGGATCTGCAACGGCTTCCAGGTGCTGGTCCGATGCGGACTGCTCCCCGGCGGCGAGGCCCCCTGCCCCGCGACTCTCGCCCACAACGAGTCGGGCCGCTTCGAGGCGCGCTGGATCACTCTCTTGCCCCGGCCGGGCCTTTCGCCGTTCGTGTCGTTCACCGAGCCGCTCGACCTCCCGGTCGCGCACGGCGAGGGACGCTTCCTGCTCGCCGATCCGGCGGTTATGGGAAAGCTCGACGACGCCGGCCGGATCGTCCTGAAATACGCCGACGCCCGACGCGAGCCGACCCAGGATTATCCGGCGAACCCGAATGGCTCTCCTTTTGCGGCCGCGGGAGTCTGCGACGAGACCGGCCGCATCTTCGGCCTCATGCCCCATCCCGAGCGCTTCGTCTCCCCGCTGCACCACCCCCGCTGGACACGCCTGGGCGACGCCCTGGGCCCGGAAGGACATGGCCTGAAGATCTTCCGCGGGGCCGTCGCCGCCTTGAGTTGA